In the genome of Gemmatimonadota bacterium, one region contains:
- the pheT gene encoding phenylalanine--tRNA ligase subunit beta, which translates to MPTITVNKPDFERLAGQAYSSESLSAALETAKAEIDAEEGDTLRIQLKDTNRPDLWSAEGLARLLKSHRENVQPEYSFFNASGVSEEREVIVDPALQNVRPYIAAFACGGIAIDEAALDALIEAQEKLADGYGRGRSVVAIGIYDASDIVYPVRYDAVDPDATAFVPLESESEMSLRRILSDHPTGRTYAHLLEGKDKFPLIRDSRGEVLSMPPVINSQSLGRVEVGDAFLFCEATGPELDAILLSMAIMAVNMADRGARIYPVTVRYPYHTSRGQVVTCPYDLTESLEVDVDEIYKVVGSPVSMGQIQTALNAMGYRDVDLGERSINVRPAPYRDDILHPVDVVEDVVIGVGYEAFEPEMPRDFTVGKAAPEEDLADRFRNLMVGCGFQEVFLPILCSQKEQTVDMNNPDAQIISISNPMSENYSAIRGSLLPGLLKTEATSRRALYPHRIFEVGEVGVLAPGENYGTRTDIHLCALEASDEANLSGVQSYLEVLSYYFDFEYAIAPIEHPTFLPGRSGEICIDERVYGLIGEIHPSVLEIWGVNYPVSAFEVDIRIVSD; encoded by the coding sequence ATGCCAACAATTACTGTCAATAAACCCGATTTTGAACGTCTCGCAGGACAGGCTTATTCGTCGGAGAGTCTGAGTGCTGCGCTTGAAACGGCGAAGGCCGAGATTGATGCTGAAGAGGGCGATACGCTTCGCATTCAACTCAAGGATACCAATCGCCCCGATTTGTGGTCGGCAGAGGGGCTTGCGCGGTTGCTCAAAAGCCATCGGGAGAATGTTCAGCCTGAGTATTCTTTTTTCAATGCGTCTGGTGTATCGGAGGAACGGGAGGTTATTGTCGATCCCGCGTTGCAAAATGTTCGTCCCTATATTGCCGCTTTTGCATGTGGTGGTATTGCGATTGACGAAGCGGCGCTGGACGCGCTTATCGAGGCACAGGAAAAACTCGCCGATGGGTATGGGCGCGGTCGCAGTGTTGTTGCGATCGGGATTTACGATGCGTCCGATATTGTGTATCCCGTGCGATACGATGCGGTTGATCCCGATGCGACGGCTTTTGTTCCTCTGGAGTCTGAGTCTGAGATGTCTTTGCGACGAATTTTGTCCGATCATCCCACGGGCAGAACGTATGCACATCTTCTCGAGGGGAAGGATAAGTTTCCCCTGATCCGCGATTCGCGCGGCGAGGTTCTGTCCATGCCGCCTGTGATTAATAGCCAGAGTCTGGGGCGCGTTGAGGTGGGGGATGCGTTTTTGTTTTGCGAGGCGACGGGACCTGAACTCGACGCTATTCTTTTGTCTATGGCGATTATGGCGGTTAATATGGCTGACCGGGGTGCCCGCATTTATCCCGTGACTGTGCGCTATCCATATCACACGTCGAGGGGGCAGGTTGTGACGTGTCCCTATGATCTGACCGAGTCGTTAGAGGTCGATGTAGATGAGATTTACAAAGTGGTTGGGTCACCTGTTTCGATGGGGCAGATTCAGACTGCGCTCAACGCGATGGGTTACCGAGATGTTGATTTAGGAGAGCGGAGTATTAACGTGCGTCCAGCACCTTATCGCGACGATATTTTACATCCCGTGGATGTTGTGGAAGATGTTGTGATCGGCGTGGGGTACGAGGCTTTTGAACCCGAGATGCCCCGGGATTTTACGGTTGGCAAAGCCGCGCCAGAAGAGGATCTTGCAGATCGATTTCGCAATCTCATGGTTGGGTGTGGATTTCAAGAGGTCTTTTTGCCGATTCTCTGTTCTCAAAAAGAACAGACGGTGGATATGAATAATCCAGATGCACAGATTATTTCGATTTCAAATCCTATGTCCGAAAATTACAGCGCGATTCGAGGGTCGTTGTTGCCCGGTTTGCTCAAGACCGAAGCCACAAGTCGCCGCGCGCTGTACCCGCATCGAATTTTTGAAGTGGGTGAGGTGGGGGTTCTCGCTCCGGGAGAAAATTACGGTACGCGCACAGATATTCATCTTTGCGCGCTCGAAGCGAGTGACGAAGCCAATTTGTCTGGTGTTCAGAGCTATCTGGAGGTGTTGTCCTATTATTTTGATTTTGAATACGCGATTGCGCCGATTGAGCATCCCACATTTTTGCCTGGTCGCAGTGGCGAGATCTGTATAGACGAGCGCGTTTACGGGCTTATTGGTGAGATTCATCCCAGCGTTCTCGAAATCTGGGGTGTAAATTATCCCGTCAGCGCATTTGAGGTTGATATCCGCATTGTGTCTGATTAA
- a CDS encoding Gfo/Idh/MocA family oxidoreductase: protein MDKLKVGILGLGRGFTHFRNFLALEEAEVIGACDRFPRLRERAEQHIASVGASAPILPEFDDLLDLKPDAIVVATNGKLQVEHGCEAMRAGCHVLSEVPGAYTQEECMNLRQTVEYTGKTYMLGENTCYWDFFRYFRKWVAEDRFGPISIAEGEYIHHLPATLFRPDSSRHTPTRARAAGYADTMPIWRADQPPIQYLTHDLGPLLEVIDDRCVSVSCRSAPFRSADAPLRSDGQIAVFETAKGALIKIMVTLNTARPSEHRYRIFGVEGGAEWFSYEKHARRFSRGADHRSGWEVLPVGLGAHGDDTSAGHGGADLKLARHFTQSILAGKPAPIDVYRAIEYCLPGILANKSAELGGAPVPIPDFRLTPFEHTIFWDSLGLPERDPESRPYQPPG from the coding sequence ATGGATAAGCTCAAAGTTGGTATTCTGGGTCTCGGTCGCGGTTTTACGCATTTTAGAAATTTCCTCGCGCTGGAAGAGGCAGAGGTTATCGGTGCTTGCGACCGCTTTCCTCGCTTGAGAGAACGCGCCGAGCAACATATAGCATCGGTTGGTGCATCGGCTCCGATCTTGCCCGAGTTTGACGATTTGCTCGATCTCAAGCCCGATGCTATTGTGGTTGCGACGAATGGGAAATTACAGGTGGAACACGGATGTGAGGCTATGCGAGCGGGGTGTCATGTGCTTTCGGAAGTGCCGGGGGCTTATACGCAGGAAGAGTGTATGAATTTGCGGCAGACCGTTGAGTACACAGGCAAAACTTATATGTTGGGAGAAAATACCTGTTATTGGGATTTTTTCCGCTATTTCCGTAAATGGGTTGCCGAAGATCGCTTTGGTCCCATTTCCATTGCCGAAGGCGAATATATTCACCATTTGCCGGCTACGCTTTTTCGTCCGGATAGTTCGCGTCATACGCCGACTCGAGCGCGGGCAGCCGGGTATGCGGATACAATGCCGATCTGGCGTGCCGATCAACCGCCTATTCAATACCTGACGCATGACCTGGGGCCATTGCTCGAAGTGATTGACGACCGCTGTGTTTCTGTCTCTTGCCGCAGCGCGCCATTCCGAAGTGCCGACGCGCCTCTGCGTTCCGACGGCCAGATCGCGGTGTTCGAAACAGCGAAGGGTGCGCTTATTAAAATTATGGTTACGCTGAATACGGCTCGACCTTCTGAACACCGATATCGCATTTTTGGCGTTGAGGGCGGTGCCGAATGGTTTAGCTATGAAAAACACGCTCGTCGTTTTTCCCGAGGGGCAGATCATCGCAGTGGTTGGGAGGTTTTACCTGTTGGTCTTGGCGCACATGGCGATGATACTTCTGCAGGGCACGGTGGCGCGGACTTAAAACTCGCCCGACATTTTACACAGTCTATTCTCGCTGGCAAGCCAGCGCCGATTGATGTGTATCGCGCTATTGAGTACTGCTTGCCGGGGATTTTGGCAAATAAATCCGCTGAGTTGGGCGGTGCGCCAGTTCCCATTCCGGATTTTCGCCTCACGCCATTTGAACACACAATTTTTTGGGATAGTTTGGGGCTTCCCGAACGCGATCCAGAATCCCGACCGTATCAGCCGCCTGGGTAG